The genomic region TTGCCTCTTTGCTGTCTCTGCCTCTCAGCGGTGTGCTTTGCCCTCCATCTCTGCCTTCACTCTTTGGTCTTTGCCTTCAAGCTTCAGCCCTTCACTCTTTGCCTTCACTCTCTCTGTCTCCCTTGTTGCAGTGTCGAAAATCCAAGTCTTCATTCTTTCAATCTCTCTCACGCAGTCTCAACTCTCTCTCACGCATTCTCAACTCAGGTATTGATATTAATAAAGCTTTCACTTTCAATCTtagtttgatttgtgatttgtgaatttGTGAATGTGAGTTTGTGAATCTGTGAACTTGTGAATTTCTCAAAGCATTCTCAACTAAGATTCTtagttttatttagttaatagttattatttgtgaatttgtgaacttggtttgatttattattaatttatttagttaatagttattaacttattatttgtGATTCTGTGATTTCTGAACTTGGTTtgatttattctaaatttatttagttaatagttattatttgtaGATTAAATTGAATCTATTGAATTTGCAATGGACGAAGTTACTAGCACAGAAACTTCACCTTCGTCTAATCAAGAAGTGCCAAATGATGAATCTTCTCTTTGGCAGTATGTGACTAAAGTAGAAAAACCAGCTGGTGCATCTGTTAAATCAGGGGGAACACATACTTTAAGTGCAATTATTGTGGTGTAGTTTATATGGGATCTTATTCTAGGGTTAaggctcatttattaaaaattccTAATAAAGGAATTAAACCGTGCCATAAGGTGACACCGAGTCATAGGCTAGAAATGCAACAAATGCATGATCAAGTTGAGAATGATAAGTTAGAGAGAGAACGAAGAAGTCAAATTCCCTTACCCCCACCTCCCCTAGGCCGTGGGCCTATACCTATTTCCCAATTTCGGAGACATGAAAGGAGTGATAGTACAAATCCGATTGATGGTAAGAGGAGGAAGGTGGCTGTGAATAATACTTTAGAGAAAGCATACAGAAATAATGCTAGACATGAGTTGGATAGTACAGTTGCTAGGATGTTTTACACCGCTGGGCTTCCGTTTAATTTTGCAAGGAACCCATATTATCGTAATTCCTATGCATATGCTGCTACTCATAGCATTCCGGGTTATGTTCCTCCTGGATACAATGCTTTGagaacaacacttttgcaaaaagaaagagcTCATGTTGAAGgacttttgaaaccaattaaggaCTTTTGGCTTGAAAATGGTGTAAGTATAGTTTCTGATGGATGGTTTGATCCACAAAGGAggcctcttattaatattatggctGTATCAGATGGGGGTCCAGTGTTTATAAAGGCAATTGATGGGTCAGGTGAGTTCAAAGACAAACATTATATTGCTGGGGTGTTGAAGGATGCTATAAAAGAAATTGGACATGAAAAAGTTGTCCAAGTCATCACTGATAATGCTAGTGTGATGAAGGCTGTTGGATCTCTTATTGAAAGTGagtatcctaaaatattttggacaccctgtgttgtccacactctcaatttagctttgaagaatatttgtACAGCAAAACACactgaaaagaatgaagttacatATGAGGAATGTAGTTGGATTACATGTATTGGTGGTGATGATGCATCCTTCATACatgtttttatcatgaaccattcaatgaggttggcaatgtttaatgaattttgtccattaaaacTGCTCCAAGTTACTGATACTAGATTTGTTTCGGTTGTTGTAATGCTAAAaaggttgaagttgataaaaagatgcCTTCAAGCCATGGCTATTAGTGACCAATGGGCTTCTTATAGGGAGGATGATGTTGGAAAAGCTCAAAAAGTGAAAGATCTGATTCTAAGTGATCTTTGGTGGGATAATATTGATTATATCCTTGAATTCACAGcacctatttatgatatgctACGAATAGCCGACACAGATAAATCTTGTCTTCATCTTATGTATGAGATGTGGGATTTAATGATAGAGAAGGTGAAAGGAGTAATATATCGGCATGAAGGCTTGGAAGATGATCAGCATTGCTCATTTTGGAGTATGGTGTATGATATACTCATTGATCGATGGACTAAAAACTGTACACCACTACATTGCTTGGctcattccttaaatcctaagtaagtacatttattttctattttctttagttcccccttctagtaaaacacacctttcatttatatttgttttttaatctttaacttTAGGTATTACTCCATGGAATGGCTTTCGGAGAATCCAAAACGCATTGCTCCACATCGAGATTatgaaatttctatggaaaTGAGCAAGTGTTTAGATCGATACTTTGAAGATGAGAATGAATTAAGTGTGGTGAAGTTTGAGTTTGCAGCATTTTCAGGAGGGAGGTTTCCTTCACCAGCTGCCTTGACAGATAGGTGGGTCTTACAACCTTTGGTTTGGTGGCAATACCATGGCACCgcatttccaactcttcaaacccttgcccttaaacttcttggacaaccttgttcatcctcatgtgctgagaggaattggaggacatacaaattcattcattccttaaaaagaaacaaaatggctcCTGCACGTGCTGATgatttggtatatgtgcattCTAATCTTCGACTCTTGTCAAGGCGCAATGAGGAGTACATACATACAGCAACAAAGATGTGGGATATTGGAGGAGACTCTTGGAATGAGAGCGACATACATGGAGGAGCTGAAATTCTTGAGAGTGCTACCCTTACTCTTGATGAGCCAGAGTTGGAGGCCATAGTTATTGTGAATGCTAGCACTAGTACTACtactagtgaaagtgaagttcgaagtgaagttcgaagtgaatttattgatcttgatgatgaagatgttggtgtttgattgtcttgttgattgtcttttatttagttttagtttcaaacttatgagttgtattctaatttctgaacatcatggaatgttttagtttcaatcttgtgggttgtatttaatttatgaacatcat from Castanea sativa cultivar Marrone di Chiusa Pesio chromosome 11, ASM4071231v1 harbors:
- the LOC142616573 gene encoding uncharacterized protein LOC142616573 → MDEVTSTETSPSSNQEVPNDESSLWQVKAHLLKIPNKGIKPCHKVTPSHRLEMQQMHDQVENDKLERERRSQIPLPPPPLGRGPIPISQFRRHERSDSTNPIDGKRRKVAVNNTLEKAYRNNARHELDSTVARMFYTAGLPFNFARNPYYRNSYAYAATHSIPGYVPPGYNALRTTLLQKERAHVEGLLKPIKDFWLENGVSIVSDGWFDPQRRPLINIMAVSDGGPVFIKAIDGSGEFKDKHYIAGVLKDAIKEIGHEKVVQVITDNASVMKAVGSLIEITDTRFVSVVVMLKRLKLIKRCLQAMAISDQWASYREDDVGKAQKVKDLILSDLWWDNIDYILEFTAPIYDMLRIADTDKSCLHLMYEMWDLMIEKVKGVIYRHEGLEDDQHCSFWSMVYDILIDRWTKNCTPLHCLAHSLNPKYYSMEWLSENPKRIAPHRDYEISMEMSKCLDRYFEDENELSVVKFEFAAFSGGRFPSPAALTDRNKMAPARADDLVYVHSNLRLLSRRNEEYIHTATKMWDIGGDSWNESDIHGGAEILESATLTLDEPELEAIVIVNASTSTTTSESEHLISSNVAPLVLTLYPGFGGLHAITSGAAMLIVG